The genomic stretch ATAGAAAAAATTAAATATATTTTCTTGCTTCTTTGATGCTGAGGTTAGCCATGTCATCTTGATGCCTCTCTATAAAATCTCTTACCCAATCAGGATTGGATTTACTATAATCTCTTAATGACCAACCTATTGCTTTATTTATGAAAAACTCTTTATTGTTTAAATTATTCATTATAATTTGCTCTAATAATTCTGTATTAGTTTTTTCTTTTCTCAAAATCTGATGATCTATTGCTATTCTTCTAAGCCAAATATTATCGGATAAAGACCATTCTAAAAGTATGTCATTAACTGTTTCATCTCTTAAGGCAATATCTCCGATAATTCTATCCAAAAAATCTATAGTATCCCACCATGATTTTGTTAGGGCATATTCTTTTAATTTTTCTATATGAGTTTTATTTAAATATTTCTTTTTTAAAATAAGATAATCTATTGCAGCATACTGAAATTCTCTGTATTTATTTTTATAGCATTTGTCTGTAAAGTTAAAATCTATATTTTCTTTTTTATCTTTTGGAATTGTTTTAAATATTTTTTTCTGAGCTTCTTTTCTCTCTTTTGAATGAATACCCAAAAACTCAAAATTATTTTTCATGTATTTAGCCATTGAAGCAGCTTCTTTATTATTTCTCAATCTTTCAAATTCTTTTGAAAGATTATTATATAAATCATTCATTGAAACCTTAAAAATTACTTATCAAAAATATAATTATAAACATGCTCTGATAAAGGTATTCCTTCTTTTAAATAATTCTTTGAACAAGCCTCTTTTCTCTCGCCAGGTATTGATATAGTTTCACCTTCTTTTAATGCCGGCTCTTTTCTTATATCATCAATGA from Brachyspira murdochii DSM 12563 encodes the following:
- a CDS encoding DNA alkylation repair protein, which produces MNDLYNNLSKEFERLRNNKEAASMAKYMKNNFEFLGIHSKERKEAQKKIFKTIPKDKKENIDFNFTDKCYKNKYREFQYAAIDYLILKKKYLNKTHIEKLKEYALTKSWWDTIDFLDRIIGDIALRDETVNDILLEWSLSDNIWLRRIAIDHQILRKEKTNTELLEQIIMNNLNNKEFFINKAIGWSLRDYSKSNPDWVRDFIERHQDDMANLSIKEARKYI